A stretch of the Cryptosporangium phraense genome encodes the following:
- a CDS encoding metallopeptidase family protein, translating to MATPAEHRRRPGTSRRDRRGRGMRGRLVPATVPLSRSRAQIFDDLVLDAVEHLEPRWATQLRDVEFAVEDVPPELPSYDSDVLEDGNVPLARLLPGRDGGRGRSTPPRIVVYRRPLEARAYDRDDLADLVHDVVVEQVANLLGLDPDDVDPPGH from the coding sequence ATGGCCACCCCCGCCGAGCACCGGCGCCGACCCGGTACGTCCCGCCGTGATCGGCGCGGGCGAGGCATGCGCGGTCGCCTGGTGCCGGCCACCGTCCCGCTCTCCCGCAGCCGGGCGCAGATCTTCGACGACCTGGTGCTGGACGCGGTCGAGCACCTGGAGCCCCGGTGGGCCACCCAGTTGCGTGACGTCGAGTTCGCGGTGGAGGACGTGCCGCCGGAGCTGCCGTCGTACGACTCCGACGTGCTCGAGGACGGCAACGTGCCGCTCGCCCGGTTGCTGCCGGGGCGCGACGGCGGCCGGGGACGCAGCACTCCCCCGCGGATCGTCGTGTACCGGCGTCCGCTCGAGGCCCGGGCCTACGACCGCGACGATCTCGCCGATCTGGTGCACGACGTCGTCGTCGAGCAGGTCGCGAACCTGCTCGGCCTCGACCCGGACGACGTGGACCCGCCCGGCCACTGA
- a CDS encoding DUF3499 domain-containing protein has translation MRSQRRCSKNGCSQPAVATLTYVYAESTAVIGPLAVSHEPHTYDLCDGHAERLTAPKGWDLVRAEGDWAAPPPSSDDLAALADAVREAARPAAPNPSEGSPPAGRRGHLRALPNPR, from the coding sequence GTGAGGTCTCAACGGCGCTGCTCGAAGAATGGCTGCTCTCAGCCTGCGGTGGCGACGTTGACCTACGTCTACGCGGAGTCCACCGCGGTGATCGGTCCGCTCGCCGTCTCGCACGAACCGCACACCTACGACCTGTGCGACGGTCACGCCGAGCGGCTCACCGCCCCCAAGGGCTGGGACCTCGTCCGGGCCGAGGGCGACTGGGCCGCACCCCCGCCGAGCAGCGACGACCTGGCCGCGCTGGCCGACGCGGTGCGCGAGGCGGCACGCCCGGCCGCGCCCAACCCGAGCGAGGGTTCGCCCCCGGCCGGGCGGCGGGGTCATCTGCGCGCCCTACCCAATCCGCGCTGA
- a CDS encoding phosphomannomutase/phosphoglucomutase, with translation MSSHDLSGLVKAYDVRGVVPDPFSEDVARALGAAFAGLIADEGGSRLVTAYDMRESSVPLSRAFAEGAMSQGVSVVEAGLGSTDLLYFASGHLNLPGAMFTASHNPAKYNGIKMCRAGASPIGQATGLAAIRESAERILAAGAPAAETTGDISSVDLLSEYAHYLRSLVDLRGIRPLKVVVDAGNGMGGYTVPVVLGEGLPLEIVPLYFELDGDFPNHEANPLDPANLVDLQKAVVEHKADIGLAFDGDADRCFVVDERGAPVSPSAITALVAVRELAKNPGATIIHNLITSRAVPEIVREHGGNPVRTRVGHSFIKAQMAETGAVFGGEHSAHYYFRDFWRADTGMLAAMHVLAALGESDQPLSSLGADYERYVASGEINSVVDDQGAAVAQVVAAFPEAELDELDGTTLSLGDGSWFNLRASNTEPLLRLNVEAATEERMAEIRDQVLALVRSTPEAS, from the coding sequence GTGTCTTCCCATGACCTGTCCGGCCTGGTCAAGGCATACGACGTCCGGGGCGTGGTGCCGGATCCGTTCAGTGAGGACGTGGCCCGGGCATTGGGGGCCGCGTTCGCCGGGCTGATCGCGGACGAGGGCGGTTCCCGGCTGGTCACCGCCTACGACATGCGCGAGAGCTCGGTGCCGCTGTCCCGGGCGTTCGCCGAGGGGGCGATGAGCCAGGGCGTCTCGGTCGTCGAGGCCGGTCTCGGCTCCACCGACCTGCTCTACTTCGCGTCCGGGCACCTGAACCTGCCGGGTGCGATGTTCACCGCGAGCCACAATCCGGCCAAATACAACGGGATCAAGATGTGCCGGGCCGGGGCGTCGCCGATCGGGCAGGCGACCGGGTTGGCCGCGATCCGGGAGTCGGCCGAGCGCATTCTCGCTGCGGGCGCGCCCGCAGCGGAGACCACCGGTGACATCTCCTCGGTCGATCTGCTGAGCGAGTACGCGCACTACCTGCGCTCGCTCGTCGATCTGCGCGGTATCCGGCCGTTGAAGGTCGTCGTCGACGCCGGCAACGGCATGGGTGGCTACACGGTGCCGGTGGTGCTGGGCGAAGGGCTGCCGCTCGAGATCGTCCCGCTCTACTTCGAGCTCGACGGCGACTTCCCGAACCACGAGGCCAACCCGCTCGACCCGGCCAACCTCGTCGACCTGCAGAAGGCGGTCGTCGAGCACAAGGCCGACATCGGCCTCGCGTTCGACGGCGACGCCGACCGCTGCTTCGTGGTGGACGAGCGAGGCGCACCGGTCAGCCCGAGCGCGATCACCGCGCTGGTGGCCGTGCGCGAACTGGCCAAGAACCCGGGCGCGACGATCATCCACAACCTGATCACGTCACGCGCGGTGCCGGAGATCGTCCGCGAGCACGGCGGCAACCCGGTGCGCACCCGGGTGGGGCACTCGTTCATCAAGGCCCAGATGGCCGAGACCGGCGCGGTGTTCGGCGGCGAGCACTCGGCGCACTACTACTTCCGCGATTTCTGGCGCGCCGACACCGGCATGCTGGCCGCGATGCACGTCCTGGCCGCGCTGGGCGAGAGCGACCAGCCACTGTCGTCGCTCGGAGCCGACTACGAGCGGTACGTCGCGTCGGGCGAGATCAACTCCGTTGTGGACGACCAGGGAGCCGCCGTCGCGCAGGTCGTGGCGGCTTTCCCGGAGGCCGAGCTCGATGAACTCGACGGCACGACGCTGAGTCTCGGCGACGGCTCCTGGTTCAACCTACGGGCGTCCAACACCGAGCCCCTGCTCCGCTTGAACGTCGAAGCGGCCACCGAAGAACGCATGGCCGAGATCCGCGACCAGGTGTTGGCACTGGTCCGCTCTACCCCGGAGGCATCGTGA
- a CDS encoding Trm112 family protein: protein MTVDSALLEILACPSDDHAPLRLDEEAGELACTVCDRSYPIRDGIPVLLLDEARHRGESQ, encoded by the coding sequence GTGACCGTCGATTCGGCACTTCTCGAGATCCTGGCCTGCCCCAGCGACGACCACGCACCGCTGCGCCTGGACGAGGAGGCGGGCGAGCTGGCCTGCACGGTCTGCGACCGGTCGTATCCGATCCGGGACGGCATCCCGGTGCTGCTGCTGGACGAGGCTCGTCACCGGGGGGAATCGCAGTGA
- a CDS encoding SIS domain-containing protein — MTAQIDETRLDDTDVLSDADPAEMLRAAAGAGPQLREAVSLAAEAGLHVLSEEIRPRALVVAGVGTAARTGDVLNAVAGPRCPVPVILHRSRGVPGWVGAADVVIAVSASGRSPEALAAAEAAMHRGARLVAIGAPDSELQSMAERARALFVPVPRRRPARVAFWSLAAPVLLAGRALGMCQVAEADFAETATRLDNDADRCRPTAESFVNEGKSLAIELANTIPVVWGTSALATVAANRFADQLAANARYPAIAGNLIEAGRGRVGLIDGVFGSLADDADDFFADRVDSAGSTKLRLVLLRDDSESEVDAARANAIEDLARERGIGVSVLTAEGGSELERLASLIAVPDFASVYLALLHGLDPIAVRAVSELKERTNA, encoded by the coding sequence GTGACCGCTCAGATCGACGAGACCCGCCTCGACGACACCGACGTCCTCTCCGACGCCGACCCGGCCGAGATGCTCCGGGCCGCGGCCGGCGCGGGCCCGCAGCTGCGTGAGGCCGTGTCGCTGGCCGCCGAGGCCGGTCTGCACGTCCTCTCCGAGGAGATCCGGCCGCGCGCGCTGGTGGTGGCCGGCGTCGGCACCGCGGCCCGCACCGGAGACGTGCTCAACGCCGTCGCCGGTCCGCGCTGCCCCGTCCCCGTGATCCTGCACCGCAGCCGGGGCGTCCCGGGCTGGGTCGGCGCGGCCGACGTCGTCATCGCCGTCTCGGCGTCCGGACGAAGCCCGGAGGCGCTGGCCGCCGCCGAGGCGGCCATGCACCGCGGAGCGCGCCTGGTCGCAATCGGTGCACCCGACAGCGAGCTGCAGTCGATGGCCGAGCGCGCTCGCGCGCTGTTCGTGCCGGTGCCCAGGCGACGCCCGGCCCGGGTGGCGTTCTGGTCGCTGGCCGCGCCGGTGCTGCTGGCCGGGCGCGCGCTCGGGATGTGCCAGGTCGCCGAGGCCGACTTCGCCGAGACCGCGACCCGGCTCGACAACGACGCCGACCGCTGCCGCCCGACCGCCGAGTCGTTCGTCAACGAAGGCAAGTCGCTGGCGATCGAGCTCGCGAACACGATCCCGGTCGTGTGGGGCACGTCGGCGCTGGCCACCGTGGCCGCGAACCGGTTCGCCGACCAGCTCGCCGCCAACGCCAGGTACCCCGCCATCGCCGGCAACCTGATCGAGGCCGGTCGGGGCCGGGTCGGTCTGATCGACGGCGTGTTCGGCTCGCTCGCCGACGACGCCGACGACTTCTTCGCCGACCGGGTCGACTCGGCCGGCTCGACCAAGCTGCGGTTGGTGCTGCTGCGCGACGACAGCGAGTCCGAGGTGGACGCGGCCCGCGCGAACGCGATCGAAGACCTGGCCCGCGAGCGCGGGATCGGCGTCAGCGTGCTGACCGCCGAGGGCGGTTCCGAGCTCGAGCGGCTCGCATCGCTGATCGCCGTGCCCGACTTCGCGTCGGTCTACCTGGCCCTGCTGCACGGCCTCGACCCGATCGCGGTCCGCGCCGTCTCCGAGCTGAAGGAACGGACGAACGCGTGA
- a CDS encoding cation diffusion facilitator family transporter, producing the protein MSAEGGTRAIIAALTANLGIALTKLVAWLLTGSSSMLAESIHSVADSGNQLLLLIGGRRAKKPATPEHPFGYGRERYIYAFIVSIVLFSVGGLFALYEGYHKIRHPEAIESWQWVPVTVLVIAICLEGYSFMTAMRETNKTRGSASLIRFIRRAKAPELPVVLLEDTAALLGLVFALFGVVLTLFTDNGVWDGIGTLAIGLLLVVVAVFLAMETQSLLLGEGANPEDLQRIETAIRSDRDTVEGIIHMKTLYLGPEELLVAAKIAVHHDDTAAKVADAIDAAESRIREAVPIARVIYLEPDIYHASKAKALSEDHGAAH; encoded by the coding sequence GTGAGCGCTGAAGGCGGTACCAGGGCGATCATCGCGGCGCTCACCGCGAACCTCGGCATCGCCCTGACGAAGCTGGTGGCCTGGCTGCTCACCGGCTCGTCGTCGATGCTGGCCGAGTCGATCCACTCGGTGGCCGACTCCGGCAACCAGCTGCTGCTGCTCATCGGCGGACGTCGGGCCAAGAAGCCGGCGACGCCCGAGCACCCGTTCGGGTACGGCCGCGAGCGCTACATCTACGCGTTCATCGTCTCGATCGTGCTGTTCAGCGTCGGCGGGTTGTTCGCGCTGTACGAGGGCTACCACAAGATCAGGCACCCGGAGGCGATCGAGTCCTGGCAGTGGGTCCCGGTCACCGTCCTGGTGATCGCGATCTGCCTCGAGGGCTACTCATTCATGACCGCGATGCGCGAGACGAACAAGACACGCGGGTCGGCCTCGCTGATCCGGTTCATCCGCCGGGCCAAGGCGCCCGAGCTGCCGGTGGTGCTGCTGGAAGACACGGCGGCCCTGCTCGGTCTGGTGTTCGCGCTGTTCGGCGTCGTGCTCACGCTCTTCACCGACAACGGCGTGTGGGACGGCATCGGCACGCTCGCGATCGGCCTGCTGCTCGTCGTCGTCGCCGTCTTCCTGGCGATGGAGACGCAGAGCCTGCTGCTCGGCGAGGGAGCGAATCCGGAGGATTTGCAGCGGATCGAGACCGCGATCCGGTCCGACCGGGACACGGTCGAGGGCATCATCCACATGAAGACGCTCTACCTCGGGCCGGAAGAACTCCTGGTCGCGGCCAAGATCGCGGTGCACCACGACGACACCGCGGCCAAGGTCGCCGACGCGATCGACGCGGCCGAGTCGCGCATCCGCGAAGCGGTGCCGATCGCCCGGGTGATCTACCTGGAACCCGACATCTACCACGCGAGCAAGGCGAAGGCTCTGTCGGAGGATCATGGAGCTGCTCACTAA